The Pogona vitticeps strain Pit_001003342236 chromosome 3, PviZW2.1, whole genome shotgun sequence genome includes a window with the following:
- the SCML2 gene encoding sex comb on midleg-like protein 2 isoform X4, with protein sequence MKLEAHDPRNVTSVCIATVIGITGARLRLRLDGSDNKNDFWRLVDSSDIQQIGTCEKKGGMLQPPLGFQMNASSWPMFLLRTLNGAEMAPASFFKKEPPKPSPNSFKVGMKLEAIDRKNPYLICPATIGDVKGDEVFITFDGWRGAFDYWCKYDSRDIFPVGWCDLTGDALQPPGNSVSCAKNSTKAQASPSKVTRRSMQSPQKSASPGSVPAPRGRKPSHGKPPAPPTALKKGKSPKNNPMTKTTSHKENLKKRKKGLKPGRKKKSLPVQTPVFSPPLTSAKMDNSTTQIHKDGPGISGTMAAVISTVCVYVNKHGNSGPHLDKRKVQQLPDHFGPGPVNVVLQQAVQACVDCAYQSKTVFGFLKSGHHAGEMITASFDGEKHAISLPSVNSASFVLRFLEKLCHSLQCDNLFSSQPFSPYMGSAHSPTEYDRNKPAKEEISENRSTKRYPQDSPPYTAPLSPKLPRTEAHPSEAETLPSEENGTPKEHRFSEDSMDSALNSVNPSSPSCRNSIEYRTSGNAAYYRNSLPTVTATANTTPILQRLSSGSAGNATYYEVNRNRLQRRIEAASSTTGPDLSALKREPSRLPSKDPSTWSIDEVMRFVKEADPQALAPHAELFRRHEIDGKALLLLRSDMIMKYMGLKLGPALKLCYHIERLKQGKY encoded by the exons ATGAAACTGGAAGCTCATGACCCTCGCAATGTTACCTCAGTGTGTATAGCTACAGTGATTGGAATTACGGGTGCCAGATTAAGGTTGCGGCTCGATGGAAGTGACAACAAAAATGACTTCTGGAGGCTAGTAGATTCCTCTGATATACAGCAAATTGGAACCTGTGAGAAGAAAGGAGGAATGCTTCAGCCCCCATTAG GGTTCCAGATGAATGCCTCTTCTTGGCCAATGTTCCTCCTCAGAACGCTAAATGGAGCTGAAATGGCACCTGCCTCATTCTTTAAGAAG GAACCTCCAAAACCGTCTCCAAACAGTTTTAAAGTTGGAATGAAGTTGGAAGCAATAGACAGAAAAAATCCTTATTTAATATGCCCTGCAACCATTGGGGATGTTAAAGGAGATGAAGTTTTTATTACTTTTGATGGCTGGCGAGGGGCATTTGATTATTGGTGTAAATATGATTCTCGGGATATATTTCCAGTTGGATGGTGTGACTTGACAGGAGATGCTCTACAACCCCCAGGGAATAGTG TTTCTTGTGCAAAGAATAGTACAAAAGCCCAGGCATCCCCTTCCAAAGTGACCCGGCGCTCAATGCAGTCTCCACAGAAATCTGCTTCTCCAGGTTCTGTCCCGGCACCAAGAGGCAGGAAACCTAGTCATGGGAAGCCACCTGCTCCACCTACAGCCTTGAAGAAGGGCAAGTCTCCCAAAAACAACCCTATGACAAAAACCACATCCCATAAGGAGAAtctcaaaaaaaggaaaaaaggcttAAAACCAGGAAGGAAG aaaaaaagcttACCAGTGCAAACACCGGTATTTTCTCCTCCTCTGACCTCTGCAAAAATGGATAACAGTACCACCCAAATACATAAAGATGGGCCTGGTATCAGTGGTACAATGGCAGCTGTGATTTCAACAG tttGTGTCTATGTTAACAAGCATGGAAACTCTGGGCCTCATCTGGATAAAAGGAAGGTTCAACAGCTTCCAGATCACTTTGGACCGGGTCCCGTGAATGTGGTGCTTCAGCAGGCTGTGCAAGCCTGTGTGGACTGCGCTTACCAGTCAAAAACCGTCTTTGGATTCCTTAAGTCCGGCCATCATGCAGGAGAGATGATTACtg CCTCCTTTGATGGGGAGAAGCATGCCATCAGTCTTCCTTCTGTAAACAGTGCATCATTTGTCCTGCGGTTTCTGGAGAAACTCTGCCACAGCCTGCAATGTGATAATCTTTTCAGTAGCCAGCCTTTTAGTCCTTATATGGGAAGTGCACACAGCCCTACAGAATATGATAGAAACAAACCAG CAAAAGAGGAAATATCAGAAAACAGAAGTACAAAGCGATATCCTCAGGATTCACCTCCCTATACAGCCCCCCTGTCTCCTAAACTCCCAAGAACTGAAGCTCACCCGTCGGAAG CAGAAACCCTGCCAAGTGAGGAAAATGGCACCCCAAAAGAACACAGGTTTTCTGAGGATTCAATGGATTCTGCGCTTAATTCAGTCAATCCTTCAAGCCCAAGTTGTCGGAATTCCATTGAATATCGCACCTCAGGGAATGCAGCCTATTACAGGAATTCTCTTCCAACAGTGACTGCTACCGCAAATACAACACCAATCTTACAGAGATTATCATCAGGTTCTGCTGGGAACGCCACTTACTATGAGGTCAATCGGAATAGGCTGCAGAGGAGGATTGAAG CTGCAAGCTCCACAACAGGTCCTGACCTGAGCGCACTAAAACGAGAGCCTTCCCGTCTGCCCAGCAAGGACCCATCTACGTGGTCGATAGATGAAGTGATGCGATTTGTAAAAGAAGCTGACCCGCAAGCATTAGCACCCCATGCAGAACTTTTCAGAAGACAT
- the LOC144588170 gene encoding uncharacterized protein LOC144588170 has product MGQAYILRPHPRRRDSHSTSEAGYSESALQRRPERVLLPVLHCTQKGRRSSTHTGLEGSQHLSRCSEVQDGHSGRHHSPAKGRRLVCGGGSEGCLLSRDDPRVPQEVPSLDIQGHCLPIRGSPLRPFHSSSDLHQVYGSGGSLSSSARDPDLPLYRRLADCVHVRAAGTSRHSTSSTHTSGFGPIHQSREVTFAPLSGDGLYRRQTGCGTSSHVHTSRTHQENKESSPEVHITKDSFGKTSTTSVGTHGLNNGHSAPCEAQNAFSPVVATSLVQSGNRQSTQAPQGHPRTCGPTPVVVVSSAPVDRQTLSPPATYHTSDNGRQPSGMGGTLFTTPGSCSVATPRSISTYQPSGDARSNKGVQSLSPSLTRQSCAGCDGQYHHDVLPEQARGHKVEVPSVSGSTLLGMVLPEAHIPSSHPCCHIRQSVGRRAQSPSLSISRMAAGPDGLRRPLSAMGSSTGGHVCHTTQQEVSTICFSGRQGKRLPRGCFYDTLGQRPHLPLPSSSTPAEGHSQTVADEGRGHPDCPLVAASTLVFHAVSNVSGQSSTTITSHLTHSERRECPSPGTGDTPLNSVEDFPALTEVIDKARKPATKLLYGYKWRNFLRFAKERGLQSSPVSLSSLLLYLRHLFDLGLSLSTLKVYTAAIVAFQPSGSESSRWFSHPTFKAFFKGLSNMRPPAKKPVPQWSLQTVLHCLTRHPFEPMASCDLKFLSFKTLFLVAITSARRASELAALRADPPYLQFFKDKVVLHPDVTFLPKVVSDFHVNQPLILPTLFPNAVTEVERMLHSLDVRRALAYYVTRSKDFRQTHRLFLCFYGPRKGSPASSSSLSRWLVSTISLAYELLQKPVPDGLKAHSTRAMATSTALLRGIDIQEICRSATWSNASTFVTHYKLDLRAKAETKFGRAVLTSLLQ; this is encoded by the coding sequence atgggtcaggcatacatccttcgaccccatcctagaagaagagattctcactctaCTTCAGAAGCAGGCTATTCAGAAAGTGCCTTACAGAGACgtcctgaacgggttttactcccggtacttcactGTACCCAAAAAGGACGGCGGTCTTCGACCCATACTGGACTTGAGGGATCTCAACACCTATCTCGATGTTCGGAGGTTCAGGATGGTCACTCTGGAAGGCATCATTCACCTGCTAAAGgaaggagattggtttgtggtggtggatctgaaggatgcttactttcacGTGACGATCCACGAGTCCCACAGGAAGTACCTTCGCTTGATATTCAAGGACACTGTTTACCAATTCGTGGCTCTccccttcggcctttccacagctcctcggaccttcaccaagtgtatggctccggtggcagcttaTCTTCGTCTGCAAGGGATCCAGATCTACCCttatatcgacgattggctgattgTGTCCACGTCCGAGCAGCAGGCACATCGAGACACTCAACAAGTTCTACACACACTTCGGGCTTTGGGCCTATCCATCAATCACGAGAAGTCACATTTGCACCCCTCTCAGGTGATGGATTATATAGGCGCCAGACTGGATGCGGTACAAGCTCGCATGTTCACACTTCCAGAACGCATCAAGAAAATAAGGAGAGCAGTCCTGAAGTTCACATCACGAAGGACAGTTTCGGCAAAACTAGCACAACATCTGTTGGGACTCATGGCCTCAACAACGGCCACTCTGCCCCATGCGAGGCTCAAAATGCGTTCTCTCCAGTCGTGGCTACTAGCCTTGTTCAATCCGGCAATAGACAGTCAACACAAGCGCCTCAGGGTCACCCCAGAACTTGCGGCCCAACTCCAGTGGTGGTTGTTTCATCCGCACCTGTCGATCGGCAGACCCTTTCGCCCCCTGCAACTTACCATACAAGTGACAACGGACGCCAGCCCAGTGGGATGGGGGGCACATTGTTTACAACACCAGGTTCATGCTCTGTGGCCACCCCAAGAAGCATCTCTACATATCAACCATCTGGAGATGCTCGCAGTAATAAAGGCGTTCAgagcctttctccctctcttacaAGGCAAAGCTGTGCAGGTTGTGACGGACAATACCACCACGATGTATTAcctgaacaagcaagggggcacaagGTCGAAGTCCCTTCTGTTTCTGGCAGTAcacttctgggaatggtgctaccagagGCACATATTCCCAGTAGCCATCCATGTTGCCACATCAGACAATCAGTTggcagacgagctcagtcgccgtcCCTTTCAATCTCACGAATGGCAGCTGGACCAGACGGTCTTCGACGCCCTTTGTCAGCGATGGGGTCCTCCACTGGTGGACATGTTTGCCACACAACACAACAGGAAGTGTCCACAATATGCTTCTCGGGCCGGCAGGGGAAAAGACTCCCTAGGGGATGCTTTTATGATACCCTGGGACAGAGACCCCATCTACCTTTACCCTCCTCTTCCACTCCTGCAGAGGGTCATAGTCAGACTGTCGCAGACGAGGGCAGAGGCCATCCtgattgccccttggtggccgcgTCGACCTTGGTTTTCCACGCTGTTTCAAATGTCAGTGGACAGAGTAGCACTACCATCACTTCCCACCTTACTCACTCAGAGCGGAGGGAATGTCCTTCACCCGGAACCGGAGACACTCCACTTAACAGCGTGGAGGATTTTCCAGCGTTGACAGAGGTCATTGACAAGGCACGGAAACCTGCAACCAAGTTGCTTTATGGTTACAAGTGGAGGAACTTTCTTCGCTTTGCTAAGGAACGTGGCTTGCAGTCTTCCCCTGTTTCCTTATCATCTCTTCTGCTGTATCTGAGACATCTCTTTGATCTAGGTCTGTCTCTGTCAACACTAAAGGTTTATACGGCGGCTATTGTAGCTTTTCAACCGTCTGGTTCGGAGTCATCCCGGTGGTTCTCTCACCCAACCTTCAAGGCCTTCTTCAAAGGACTTTCCAATATGAGACCCCCGGCTAAGAAACCAGTGCCTCAGTGGTCTCTGCAGACTGTCTTGCATTGTTTGACCAGGCATCCTTTCGAGCCTATGGCTTCTTGTGACTTGAAGTTTTTATCCTTCAAGACTCTAtttttggtggccattacttCGGCCAGGAGGGCAAGCGAGTTAGCTGCCCTCCGCGCTGACCCCCCTTATTTGCAATTCTTTAAAGATAAGGTTGTTCTCCATCCAGACGTTACGTTTTTGCCCAAAGTCGTTTCAGATTTCCACGTTAACCAACCTTTGATTTTACCGACCCTTTTTCCTAACGCTGTTACAgaagttgagcgcatgctccattctttGGATGTTCGTAGGGCCCTGGCCTATTATGTTACCAGGTCTAAAGACTTCAGACAGACCCACAGACTGTTCCTTTGCTTTTATGGGCCCCGTAAAGGTTCTccagcttcctcctcttccctctccaggtggctagtctctaccatttctctggcatatgaactgctgcagaaacctgtgccggacggtctcaaagcccattccaccagggccATGGCTACATCTACGGCCCTGTTAAGAGGAATCGACATCCAAGAGATTTGTCGGtctgctacttggtccaatgcttctacctttgttacccactacaagttggaccttcgggctaaagcagagaccaaatttggaagggctgttttgacttcactgcttcagtga